A region of the Bradysia coprophila strain Holo2 unplaced genomic scaffold, BU_Bcop_v1 contig_232, whole genome shotgun sequence genome:
AAaagcaacaaaacaaaagaatttaaaaggGCAAATGATCTGGTCAAGTGTATTGAGGAGTGTGATAGCCCGAACACCGAGCGAAACCTGGACATACCTTTGTCGTTGAAAACAATCACCGATGTTTTCAATTACACGGACGAGGAAGTGGATGTCCGAATGCTTTACCAAACACtcaccaatttttcattggGCTTCCCTACGTGTCACATGGACCAAACAACCAACGACTTTTTATATGGAGTCTATAAAGTGAGTGTCGCAGAATTCGGATTATCATTTCTATTGCCGGTCGGCTAATTTTCCTCTTCGCGCAGGAATTCATTGATCAAGTGCATACACCAGAATTCCAAGAGGACGTCAAAAGGTatcaaaaattcttcaatGGCAGAGCAAGTGGGGAAGATGATCGGCCCGATGTGAAACATCCAACCGATTTCagtgatatggaatttgttgTAAGGAGCACATTCAATTGTCCGTCGATGAATCCACTAAACATTCCGTATTCGCTTTTGAACAAACCGAAAGATTCGGTTTAGACCAAAACGGTTATGATTGATTTTATCCATTTTTATACTCTTCATacgttgttgtttttattaattgtttaaattgcACAGTGAGTGTGGACGAATTTTTAAATGTCATCGACATGATTCTTCAgttgaattaaaattattggacaaaaagaaaaattggaaaaaaaaaatagtttttcaaacATTGGAGGAAAGTCAGAGGGGCAAACTGCTCCCGAAAGTCATGGTACAACGTAGGGTCTAGAAAAGTCATCATACAAATACACGTAAAGTCAAAGTTCAGCTCGATAGTGGAGTTGATAAGGACCAAAACGTTTACATTTTGGGTAGAGATGATCTGATGATTGGAGGTTGTTATGtatgtgaaataaaaaatttctgggGAGGgagccaaaaatttccaactctCTTACCCTCCTTTTCACCCCTTCAAAGTTGATTTGCAGGACCTCTGTGATTTTTAGAGACGCGACCGCTAACCGTGCAACATCGATATgaggctcaaatgaaaggtaaaagatccaatttttttagtgagaaaaaaaatagggaaaattcCGTTTTCCCAGTAGTTTTTCCGGGTTAGCCGGAATTCCCTCAgaaatttgcatgaaaattaaagttcAATGTGAAATAACTttagaaatattattttcagaaCTATTTGATGTTAAACTCAAATGTTCTCTATTCTATTCCGCACAACTTTTCTGAACAAAgcatacaatcgctaaaccgaactggtgtgcataagttattttgcaccagctggtcacatataattccaaatgggaccagctggtgcaaaataacgtatgcacaccagttcggtttagcgattgtaattattaaaaaattattattagttCAAAAGGGCGGTATAGAAATGAATGAGGAACAATCCGCTTAACATAAGACAGTTGTGtatcagaaatattttgaaggttaattgaaataaacCAATAATTGTCATCATTAATCTTGAaagaaaattccagaaaacCCGGAAAAGCTACTGAAATactaaatttgtgaaaaataatttccccAAAAATAAACTTGACTGTTTTACCTTCAATTTGAGCCCAATGTCGTGGTTGTACGATTTGTTGTCGCGTAtctaaaaatcgaaaaataaaaaaatcgccaCTTGACGTGATGTCGGAAAATCGACCCTgaatcgacaatttttttcttagttGTATGAGAATGGGGGAAGCATCTAGTGCGGCTTAAcagaccatcgttttgaactccccaagggtccctctatttagaacagcaatcaattttttgggtgcattttcggtaaaactttatttttgttcattggGGGTGTGCAGTCTCTCATAAGGCCAAGGCTTGAAAACTATGTTATACTATCCCACTGTAGTTTTTGAGCGCCAGGAGTCCAACGATTACATTTTGACGAgaatgaaattggaaaataaaattttcaaaagttgaacCTTTGTCAACGAAGGTCAATGAAAATCGGTTCCCGGAATCACATGATAGCTACACGCGTTCGAGATCATCATGATGGCTTCATCATTTTGGTATTTGTGACTGGAACtttatcatttttcttatcTTTCATTGGGTTCGATGATGGAATTGAGTGATATTCCAAATGTTactaaattttaagaattttaacgTAGCAATTTCGCACGAGTCCCAGTAGTAAACGTTATTCGTTTTCCATCGGTTACTTGAAATCGTTTCATGACAGGACAAGGGAATATTATTGGGGAATCTGAAATTACTGAACATATTGCCGAAATTTATCGGTTAATAGTTCCAATGTTTTTCAGCCTGTGAGATAATTCCCCGGGTCATAATACATGTAGTTTCCCAGAAAAGTAAagtattttactcaaaataaaagatttgaagAAGTTTTTTGAAGATCATTTCGTTATTATTCATATTCAATCAAATTCACTCATTTAAGGGTTCCGAAAATCTTGATTTCTCGACCGGCATGACGaatgaaaattcgatttttggaaaaaaaaagtttaaaaattgcTTAACAAAAAGGTGTCCTACACATAATTAATAACATGACGAATGTAATTGGCTGGTTGGCTACAATTCATTCTGAGTTTCACGATATTTCATTTGCAACTCAAATCGTCGATTCAAGCGAACGCCATTCAAACGATTCGAGCTTTGTGGATGAGTTTTTGGCACAGGTCGAGCTTTGTACGCCTGCTGACGCCTAGAGGAACGATTCTCCACGGTCTTTTTGTCTGGTAATGGCGCAACGATCTTCGGGTCGGATATTCCGGTGAATTTGAAGACTGCATCGCGATTCGATCGTTCTTGAAGCACTTCAAGTTTTGGAGCAGCCTGCAACAATTTGGTTAATGGCACAACGTTCTTAGGATTCGGGCGTTCTTGAAGCAATTCAACTTTCGGAGCAGCTCGCAATGATTTCGATCGCGATGATTTGGGTAATTCGTTCACCGCTTCGGCAACGTGTGTAATGTTGGAGGGACCAGCTTGCGTATTGTCCAATTTACGAACAACTTTCTTCGATTTGGTGGATTCAGTGTTTGCAACCTTTCCTTGTGAATAACCTGAAAGcaattgttaaaaatgtaGTGCGTTTAGTAATCGGGTGGACCCTCGATCATTTTACCTTTACCCTCTTTTTTTGACGAGGCCGCTTTCATTCGCTCTTCACGCTTTCGAACGGTCACATCAATCGATTCCATTTTCTCAAACATTTTCTCGTGAATGGCGCTGAAATTGGGCATTTTACTTGTGGCCTGTTTTCTGTTTGTCGACGTCCGCTGATGATTTAGTTGATTAGATTTAGCAGCTGAAGATGATGGTTTCATTGATGGACTGTTGTTGAATGTTACGCGTTTTACATTACCATTTGTCTTGATTTCATCGGCGATTCGATCTTTTTTGCCAGTCgaaagttttatttcatttgctAGATTATTACGATGATTTGTGGACGACACCTTACGAATGTATGGAGTGCCCTTTGACTGTTTTGGTACGTTATAACGAGGGGTAGTGGTGCAGGCCAATCGTTTTAACGGTTTTCTAATACTTTTGCGACGAGTTGTCATTGATCCTTGTTGATCGTCACCACTACCATCATTCGCAATTTCCTCGGTTTTATGGATCGAATCAGTCAGATCAATAACTGATGCTTCACTATCGTCAGTCATCAAGGCTGAGATCCCAGAAATATCAAGATCGTCGCTAATTGCacttttatcattttcattgcaTTCGCCATCAACTATGTTACTTGAAACGGAACCAGCTAAGGTAACATTTTCGTCCTTAGAACGCAACGAAAATGATTTACTACCGGAGAGCTTATCACGGGCTGTTGGCATAATGGTTGAAACGTGTCCGCGATTTTTGTTGTCCGACTTGTTATCAACATCATTGGTACTTGGCAATGTTTCATTATTCTCTAATTTGGCAATAGCACTCGATTGCGGTTGTTGCGTTGTCTTTCGATTTCGTTGACCGTTAGACGCTGGATTTcagtgaatgaaaataaatggttTTGTGTTAGAACATTTCCGAAACAATTCATTGTTAATTGGTTTACCAGCCAACATCCGTACGTACCTTTTTTCGTTCTTGCCATGTTTGATCAACAAATTTAGttaaaatacaacaaaaaactacaaaatatAGCGACCGTTGTGATTATTTGTTACTGTCACtgtcacaaattttaaaaaccatCGCAGCCATCCCAGTTCATAAGTGAACGGCCGTTTTATAGTCTGTGGAgcggtaaattcaaaataataccTTACCGTTAAAAGGCAATGAATATAAACTCTCAGGTGTGTCTAATGTCACCAGAAGAAATTACGATTTTAAGAACGTTTTcgaacgcactcattttcatatcatTTTAAGGAATAAcaagaaattttaacaagatAAATCGTCCTCTTTTGGAAAATCGGAGATACCTGGTATCATACATTCATTGGTGAAAGGAGTCGTTATCGATATTAGGCTATGGCTTTCCCATTTCCAAGCGGCACAATAAAGGccaaactaaaaatttaattacaaaaggTACTCTATCAATCAACAGTTCTGCTAGTCTCTCTATACAACTCAAGATTTTATAGATTTTCAAAGGGGTAATAAATGGTCACGCCAGAATGggtcattttttgtttggtgtGACAATGAACTAGTAACTTTAAAACTGCCAAACGGTCAAAACAGTACCTTATTGGAGAGGCTTGCTTCTTAGGCTTCTTAGCAAcgactatttttggaaaaaaaaataattttccatatttttgcaattttctcaaatttttctacatttttctacgagaaaatatcaaaaattgtgAGCAGAATGTTATTACAAAAATAGTCCATGCTTTTGAGTCAGTCTTTTACCGAGTGGAGTCATCAGAATAGTACAGATTCGATCACgggagtaaagtaaaccactTTGTACATACaccaattttgcttaacctgagatGAAAAGCTCAGAAGCGTAAATATACATTATAATAGAGTCTTTTACTTGCCAGTCTGAAAGACGTAGAAAATATGTGTTTACCACAATATCCTTGGGCAAGGGAAGAGTGTTTAAACTCTGTTTGtcctatttttattttattttttaatagtTTAATCGTTTTATTAGGCAGCTGAAGcgggatttaaaaaaaaacggtaagAATCAGCGATGAATGAAGAGAGTTTTGTCCTCTGGATGTCCTATAAAGtctttttattcaaaaccGTGAGGTAAAATTaactttactttactagtgaggtaatttGGCCATTCCCTGACTAGTGAaaaccctttccctcgctcgtaaagtaaaacgccatcatgaaccgaagcgatagcggaggttcGTGACGCTAGTCGACTccctaagaaaagaaaacaaccaaAGGGAGACTAAGGaacctatatataggcgaacattttaacttttccatactgaaccaaatcaaaaaaaaaatatgttcaaacgaaagtgctcgtcaatacgagttcaacgagctatagaTCATTAAAAACAGTGGTCTACATCCGGAGAAAATACCACTTGAAAACCACTTGAAATGAAGCATCTTCACACATTTTCAgcacattttccatatttgaattaatagaaatgtttcatgTGGGTTTGATATACGTATCGAACCACTACATCTGTTTGCGAAAACTGCGCTCGCACTTTTGCTAAAACTtaccgtggatttacatagcaacgtaaaagtgacagatgcaatgttttttaaatactgcaacccgaaatttcattcataaaattaaaattatgaatgaaatttcgagttgccgtatgagaaaatttttgcatctgtcacttttacgttgctatgtaaatccacagttatattaattcaatcttaacactttttcatcggcaaatcaataaattttattgaagttttttacttaatttctgtaaatttaataaaagccattatttcattcatatgaCAAAAATATGACAGCTACATTTCTATTATAATGATTGTGTAGTAGATCAGTGTTGCCGTgcttcatataaaatgtgcgcgaaattatgaatttgaaaaatttgtttgttcgcaaaatttttggatcattttggaatttcaggtttcaggtttcaATTTGGAATTTGTTTTAGGGTTAGAATGTCCAACAAAATGGTGGAAAGCAGCCATCTTGgaaattctttgatttttttgtatttattgtatttagGCCTATATGGCACATACATACTTGCAGTAAATTGATAATCATAGAGTTTCGTTGACGGATAACTTTTTCCggcatttcaagaaaattgcggccatcttgaaatttcgtattttttagatattttcgGCTACAGATAGTTGGGAAAAGTATcgcttgtacagt
Encoded here:
- the LOC119075665 gene encoding uncharacterized protein LOC119075665 isoform X2 gives rise to the protein MARTKKASNGQRNRKTTQQPQSSAIAKLENNETLPSTNDVDNKSDNKNRGHVSTIMPTARDKLSGSKSFSLRSKDENVTLAGSVSSNIVDGECNENDKSAISDDLDISGISALMTDDSEASVIDLTDSIHKTEEIANDGSGDDQQGSMTTRRKSIRKPLKRLACTTTPRYNVPKQSKGTPYIRKVSSTNHRNNLANEIKLSTGKKDRIADEIKTNGNVKRVTFNNSPSMKPSSSAAKSNQLNHQRTSTNRKQATSKMPNFSAIHEKMFEKMESIDVTVRKREERMKAASSKKEGKGYSQGKVANTESTKSKKVVRKLDNTQAGPSNITHVAEAVNELPKSSRSKSLRAAPKVEVLQERSNRDAVFKFTGISDPKIVAPLPDKKTVENRSSRRQQAYKARPVPKTHPQSSNRLNGVRLNRRFELQMKYRETQNEL
- the LOC119075665 gene encoding uncharacterized protein LOC119075665 isoform X1; amino-acid sequence: MARTKKASNGQRNRKTTQQPQSSAIAKLENNETLPSTNDVDNKSDNKNRGHVSTIMPTARDKLSGSKSFSLRSKDENVTLAGSVSSNIVDGECNENDKSAISDDLDISGISALMTDDSEASVIDLTDSIHKTEEIANDGSGDDQQGSMTTRRKSIRKPLKRLACTTTPRYNVPKQSKGTPYIRKVSSTNHRNNLANEIKLSTGKKDRIADEIKTNGNVKRVTFNNSPSMKPSSSAAKSNQLNHQRTSTNRKQATSKMPNFSAIHEKMFEKMESIDVTVRKREERMKAASSKKEGKGYSQGKVANTESTKSKKVVRKLDNTQAGPSNITHVAEAVNELPKSSRSKSLRAAPKVELLQERPNPKNVVPLTKLLQAAPKLEVLQERSNRDAVFKFTGISDPKIVAPLPDKKTVENRSSRRQQAYKARPVPKTHPQSSNRLNGVRLNRRFELQMKYRETQNEL
- the LOC119075672 gene encoding uncharacterized protein LOC119075672; amino-acid sequence: MSEETSKVDDKKSLKRKFKEINRSKEAKKPPMPVYGKYNILKMLKENHCLIADEEQLVNAFPRNKRYDLDDIKGFVNKTAQRSQAITEKSNKTKEFKRANDLVKCIEECDSPNTERNLDIPLSLKTITDVFNYTDEEVDVRMLYQTLTNFSLGFPTCHMDQTTNDFLYGVYKEFIDQVHTPEFQEDVKRYQKFFNGRASGEDDRPDVKHPTDFSDMEFVVRSTFNCPSMNPLNIPYSLLNKPKDSV